From Chaetodon auriga isolate fChaAug3 chromosome 10, fChaAug3.hap1, whole genome shotgun sequence, a single genomic window includes:
- the gpr173 gene encoding putative G-protein coupled receptor 173 — translation MGGGAFGMANGNESSEGPAGPMAAVVTTTGGMVVESPSSAVSTYVKLVLLGLIICISLVGNLVVSLLVLRDRALHKAPYYFLLDLCLADTIRSAICFPFVLVSIKNGSAWTYSVLSCKVVAFMAVLFCFHAAFMLFCISVTRYMAIAHHRFYSKRMTFWTCVAVVCMVWTLSVAMAFPPVFDVGTYKFIREEDQCIFEHRYFKANDTLGFMLMLAVLILATHVVYMKLLLFEYKHRKMKPVQMVPAISQNWTFHGPGATGQAAANWIAGFGRGPMPPTLLGIRQNLHNQNRRLLGMEEFKAEKQLGRMFYVITLLFLVLWSPYIVACYWRVFVKACTIPHRYLSTTVWMSFAQAGVNPIVCFFLNKDLKKGLLSHLPACCRTKPHLPREPYCVM, via the coding sequence ATGGGTGGTGGAGCATTTGGGATGGCGAATGGAAATGAGAGCAGTGAAGGGCCTGCTGGGCCCATGGCAGCAGTGGTGACTACCACAGGAGGTATGGTAGTAGAGagtccctcctctgctgtctccacCTATGTCAAACTGGTACTACTGGGGCTGATCATCTGCATCAGCCTGGTGGGCAACCTGGTGGTATCTCTGCTCGTACTGCGGGACCGGGCTCTGCACAAGGCACCTTACTACTTCCTGCTGGATCTGTGCCTGGCAGACACCATTCGCTCAGCCATCTGCTTCCCTTTTGTGTTGGTATCTATAAAGAATGGCTCAGCCTGGACCTACAGTGTGCTAAGCTGTAAGGTGGTGGCCTTCATGGCAGTGctcttctgttttcatgctgccTTCATGCTGTTTTGCATCAGCGTAACACGCTACATGGCCATTGCACACCACCGGTTTTATTCAAAGCGCATGACATTCTGGACATGTGTGGCAGTGGTATGCATGGTGTGGACCCTGTCTGTGGCAATGGCTTTCCCACCTGTTTTTGATGTGGGCACCTACAAATTCATTCGTGAGGAGGACCAGTGCATCTTTGAGCATCGCTACTTCAAGGCTAATGACACGCTAGGCTTCATGCTAATGCTGGCTGTGCTCATTCTAGCTACACATGTTGTCTACATGAAGTTACTCCTCTTTGAGTACAAGCACCGCAAGATGAAGCCTGTCCAGATGGTGCCGGCCATCAGTCAGAACTGGACCTTCCATGGGCCGGGGGCTACTGGCCAAGCAGCAGCCAACTGGATTGCAGGCTTTGGCAGGGGTCCAATGCCGCCCACTCTGCTAGGAATCCGGCAGAACTTGCACAACCAGAACCGGCGCCTTTTGGGTATGGAGGAGTTCaaagcagagaagcagcttGGCAGGATGTTCTATGTGATCACCCTGCTTTTCCTGGTGCTCTGGTCTCCGTACATAGTGGCTTGCTATTGGAGGGTGTTTGTCAAGGCTTGCACAATACCACACCGGTACCTCTCCACCACTGTGTGGATGAGTTTTGCCCAAGCCGGGGTCAACCCAATTGTCTGTTTCTTCCTTAACAAAGACTTGAAGAAAGGGCTCCTTTCCCACCTACCAGCCTGCTGCAGGACTAAACCTCATCTGCCACGAGAGCCTTATTGTGTCATGTAA